GCTGCTCGTGGGCGGGGAGAAGATGTCGAAGTCGAAGCTCACCGGCATCGCCCCGAACCAGATCACCGACACGTTCGGGTCGGATGCGTTCCGGTACTACTTCATGAGCGCCATCACCTTCGGCCAGGACGGATCGTTCAGCTGGGAAGACCTGTCCGCCCGCTACCAGTCCGAGCTCGCCAATGGGTTCGGCAACCTCGCGTCGCGCGTCGTCGCGATGGTGTCGCGCTACTTCGACGGGGAGATCCCGGCGGCCGGGGCGCTCGAGGAGGCCGACGAGAAGATCCGCTCAGTGGAACAGACCGCCACGGCCGATGCCGACGCGGCCATCGAACGACTCGCCATCCACGACGCGCTCACGAGCATCTGGCAGCTGGTCGACGACCTGAACGGGTACATCACGGCCCAGGAGCCGTGGGCCCTGTCGAAGCAGCCCGAGACCCGCGAGCGGCTGCAGACCGTGCTGGCCACGGCCGTGCACGGCGTCGGTACGCTCGCCGTGCTGCTCTCACCGGTGATCCCGGAGGCCACGGCGAAACTGTGGCTCGCGCTCGGCGGCGTGGGAGACCTCGGCGCCGTGCCGCTCCGCCGTGCGTGGGAGTGGCAGAGCTCCGGCCGCGTGGTTCCACTCGAGCCGCTGTTCCCGCGGGTCGAGACCATCGAGGGTGCGGCGTGACCGACGACGGGCCGCCTTCGGGCGGAGCGTCTGGTGCTGGTACGTCTGGTGCTGGTGCGTCTGATGCCGGTGCGTCTGGTGCCGGTGCCATCCGGCAACGCGACCCCTCGCCCGGGCGTGACCTGAGCTACCCGCCGCTCCCGCAGCCGCTCACCGTTCCCGTCTACGACAACCACACCCACCTCGAGATCGCCGACGGCGCACCCGGTGAGACGCTCACGTACCGCGAACACCTCGACCGGGCATCCAGTGTCGGCGTGCGCGGGGTCGTGCAGGTCGGCGGCGACGTCGAGACCTCCCGCTGGTCGGCCAAGCAGGCGCTCCGCGAGCCCCGGATGCTCGCGGCCGTCGCCCTGCACCCGAACGAGGCTCCCGTGTACGAGCTCGCAGGCGGTCTCGACGACGCGCTCGCGGTCATCGCCGAACTCGCCACCCGCCCCCGCGTCGCGGCGATCGGCGAGACGGGGCTCGACTTCTTCCGCACCTCCGGCGACGAAGCCATCGCCGCGCAGTACCGCTCGTTCGAGGCGCACATCGAGATCGCGAAAGAGAACAACCTCGCGATGCAGATCCACGACCGTGACGCCCACGCCGAGGTCATCGCGACACTGAAGCGCGTCGGAGCACCGGAGCGCACGGTCTTCCACTGCTTCTCGGGCGACGCCGAGTTGGCTGAGATCTGCGCCGAGAACGGCTGGTACATGTCGTTCGCGGGCACCGTGACCTTCAAGAATGCGGCCAAGCTGCGCGAAGCCCTCGCGATCGCACCGCGCAACCTGCTGCTCGTCGAGACCGATGCCCCCTTCCTCACGCCGGTGCCGAACCGGGGCCGGCCGAATGCGCCCTACCTGATCCCGCACACCCTCCGGGCGATGGCCGACCACCTCGGCACCGATGTGTCGATGCTCGCCGCGCAGATCTCCTCCAACACGGAGCTCGTCTACGGCTCGTGGAACGCTGAGCCCG
Above is a genomic segment from Subtercola boreus containing:
- a CDS encoding TatD family hydrolase encodes the protein MRQRDPSPGRDLSYPPLPQPLTVPVYDNHTHLEIADGAPGETLTYREHLDRASSVGVRGVVQVGGDVETSRWSAKQALREPRMLAAVALHPNEAPVYELAGGLDDALAVIAELATRPRVAAIGETGLDFFRTSGDEAIAAQYRSFEAHIEIAKENNLAMQIHDRDAHAEVIATLKRVGAPERTVFHCFSGDAELAEICAENGWYMSFAGTVTFKNAAKLREALAIAPRNLLLVETDAPFLTPVPNRGRPNAPYLIPHTLRAMADHLGTDVSMLAAQISSNTELVYGSWNAEPVVLPEWSE